The following proteins are co-located in the Clostridiales bacterium genome:
- the blaR1 gene encoding BlaR1 family beta-lactam sensor/signal transducer, whose protein sequence is MISIIFLIIMLLKTVLKNSTTAGFQYYIWVPFLSMLFLPFLPFTKVPFCGFPAFQNITAKAGAKADFAHAATGTAPGDWLQDFTITIQQHTVPDLQLLFTVLWACGIVFMSVMFLVASHRLRQLKQDSVLCLDNEIAAIFSDCKTELKISRCIALYQSAQAPTPMSFGIVHPCIILPATIRQNMSDSEIRYILLHELQHYKSRDIYFNYGSCLSATIYWFNPFVWFAVKQIRIDREVACDTLVLRILGENAYIDYGNTIIHYAEQYLRRAAFSLILEFSGGNRQIHRRISEIVQFKMENSRTGFRSSLAILLIFAIILFIAPMTPLNVLASGYYDFASASQNTEYEDLSAYFPNMDGSFVLYNLAADSYEVHNLKQSSKRVSPDSTIKIYSALFALEYGIISPENTGLSWDHTNYPYKEWNGDQTLDSAMRYSVNWYFQELNKRMGMEKLQNRFDLIDYGNRDLSGGLDDFWAESSLKISPIEQVEQMTRFYQNDLKFDPRNVGIVKDAMLLSSSNNGLLFGKTGTGDVKGLNKNGWFIGFVETEGNTYFFATNIQNGENCSGSTAAKITLSILNDKKIYRNDSSQK, encoded by the coding sequence ATGATTTCCATCATCTTCCTGATTATTATGCTCCTAAAAACAGTGCTGAAAAACAGCACAACAGCAGGATTTCAATATTATATCTGGGTTCCTTTCCTTTCCATGTTGTTTCTGCCGTTCTTGCCTTTCACAAAAGTGCCCTTTTGCGGTTTCCCCGCATTTCAAAACATCACTGCAAAAGCCGGCGCGAAAGCCGACTTTGCGCATGCTGCCACCGGAACAGCGCCCGGCGATTGGCTGCAGGATTTTACAATCACGATCCAGCAGCACACAGTTCCGGATCTGCAGCTGCTGTTTACGGTGCTATGGGCGTGCGGAATTGTTTTCATGTCCGTCATGTTCCTGGTTGCTAGCCACAGGCTGCGCCAGTTAAAACAGGATTCGGTACTTTGCCTTGACAATGAGATTGCAGCAATTTTTTCTGACTGTAAAACTGAATTAAAAATCAGTCGCTGTATCGCACTTTACCAATCAGCGCAAGCCCCCACCCCCATGAGTTTTGGTATCGTCCATCCCTGTATTATTCTTCCTGCGACAATCAGACAGAACATGAGCGATTCGGAAATTCGATACATATTGCTTCATGAATTACAGCACTACAAAAGCAGAGATATTTACTTCAACTATGGGAGCTGCCTGTCTGCGACTATTTATTGGTTTAATCCCTTTGTTTGGTTTGCAGTAAAGCAAATACGGATTGACCGGGAGGTTGCCTGCGACACCTTGGTTCTTAGAATTCTTGGTGAAAACGCTTATATTGATTATGGAAATACCATCATCCATTATGCGGAGCAGTATCTTCGTAGAGCTGCGTTCAGCTTGATTCTTGAATTCAGCGGCGGCAACCGCCAAATCCATCGCCGCATTTCGGAGATCGTACAGTTCAAAATGGAAAATAGCAGGACAGGATTTCGCAGCAGCCTTGCGATTCTTCTGATATTTGCCATCATACTCTTCATCGCTCCAATGACCCCATTAAATGTTCTCGCCTCCGGCTACTATGATTTTGCTTCTGCAAGCCAGAATACGGAATACGAAGATCTCAGCGCATACTTTCCAAATATGGACGGGAGCTTCGTGCTGTATAATCTTGCAGCGGATTCCTATGAGGTTCATAACCTCAAGCAGAGTTCCAAAAGGGTTTCCCCTGATTCAACCATTAAAATATACAGTGCACTGTTTGCTTTAGAATACGGCATTATCTCCCCGGAAAACACGGGACTTTCCTGGGATCATACCAATTACCCTTATAAGGAATGGAACGGTGATCAGACGCTTGATTCTGCCATGAGATATTCTGTCAACTGGTATTTTCAAGAGCTGAACAAACGGATGGGAATGGAAAAACTCCAGAATCGTTTCGATCTGATTGACTATGGGAATCGGGATTTGTCAGGCGGCCTTGACGATTTTTGGGCAGAGTCTTCCTTGAAGATCTCTCCCATCGAGCAAGTGGAACAAATGACCCGTTTTTATCAGAATGATTTGAAATTCGATCCCAGAAATGTCGGCATTGTGAAAGATGCCATGCTTCTGTCCAGCTCCAATAACGGCCTGCTTTTCGGAAAAACAGGCACGGGTGATGTCAAAGGCCTGAATAAAAACGGCTGGTTTATTGGGTTTGTGGAAACAGAAGGCAATACCTATTTCTTTGCCACAAATATCCAAAATGGAGAAAACTGCAGCGGCAGCACAGCAGCAAAGATCACACTATCGATCCTTAATGACAAAAAAATATACAGGAATGATT
- a CDS encoding BlaI/MecI/CopY family transcriptional regulator, with product MNKLPQISEAEYEVMKIIWDQAPINTNEIVELLSKTKAWSPKTMQTMMIRLEKKGAVCHEKQGRLYFYSPMVRKEDYVDMESRSFLNRFYNGTLKSMVSSFIENDKLSDEDIHELKELLSKKK from the coding sequence ATGAATAAGCTACCGCAAATATCAGAAGCTGAGTATGAAGTAATGAAAATCATCTGGGATCAGGCTCCAATCAATACCAACGAAATCGTTGAGCTTTTGAGCAAAACGAAAGCCTGGAGCCCCAAGACAATGCAAACCATGATGATTCGTCTAGAAAAGAAGGGAGCCGTCTGCCATGAGAAGCAGGGCCGCCTTTACTTCTATTCTCCCATGGTACGCAAAGAAGATTATGTCGACATGGAAAGCCGCAGTTTTCTGAACAGGTTCTATAATGGAACGCTGAAATCAATGGTTTCCAGTTTTATAGAGAATGATAAATTGTCTGATGAAGACATTCACGAGTTAAAAGAGCTTCTATCGAAAAAGAAATGA
- a CDS encoding class D beta-lactamase: MKKIICLFLIAFLSFGFAGCIRQDTLGAHSDESGAVIEQQSPDSFPELSQVSYIEVDYGSYFNGINGCAVFYDNLSEQYSLYQKELCEQQKSPCSTFKMISTLMGLKYGVLESEDSRMNYNGGIYPVEVWNADLTLKDAFQKSCIWYFRQVIDKVGKESFQRELENLHYGNRDISKWQGSNTNPLPDLNGFWLDSSLKISPIEQVGIVEKIFEGNTEFSPEYVALLQNLMLVQDSNGVRIYGKTGSGVNGNAWFVGFCEGESKRYYFAVYLEDKNAEASSAAAKEIAMKISNDLLYE, translated from the coding sequence ATGAAAAAAATCATTTGCCTTTTCTTAATCGCGTTTCTCTCGTTTGGTTTTGCTGGCTGCATCCGCCAGGACACTCTTGGGGCACACTCCGATGAATCAGGAGCTGTGATTGAGCAGCAGTCTCCGGACAGCTTTCCTGAGTTATCTCAGGTAAGCTACATAGAAGTAGACTACGGCAGCTACTTTAACGGCATAAATGGCTGTGCTGTTTTTTATGACAATCTAAGTGAACAATACAGCCTGTATCAGAAAGAACTCTGTGAGCAGCAAAAATCTCCATGCTCAACGTTTAAGATGATCTCAACACTGATGGGTCTGAAATATGGTGTTCTCGAATCAGAGGACTCCAGGATGAACTACAATGGAGGAATCTATCCGGTTGAAGTGTGGAATGCAGATCTAACCCTGAAGGATGCATTTCAGAAATCATGTATCTGGTATTTTCGGCAGGTAATAGATAAGGTTGGTAAGGAATCTTTTCAAAGGGAACTGGAAAATCTTCATTACGGCAACAGGGATATCAGCAAATGGCAGGGGAGCAATACGAATCCACTGCCTGATCTGAACGGTTTCTGGCTTGATTCGTCCTTGAAGATTTCGCCCATAGAGCAGGTTGGTATCGTAGAAAAGATCTTCGAGGGAAATACGGAATTCTCACCGGAGTATGTAGCGTTGCTTCAGAATCTCATGCTTGTTCAAGACAGCAACGGGGTGCGTATTTACGGAAAAACTGGCTCAGGCGTGAATGGAAATGCATGGTTTGTTGGATTTTGCGAAGGGGAGTCAAAACGGTACTATTTTGCAGTTTATCTGGAGGATAAAAATGCAGAGGCGTCGAGCGCTGCTGCAAAAGAAATTGCAATGAAGATCTCAAACGACTTGCTGTATGAATGA